CGAGGGCAACGCCGCAGATGGGCGTTTTTCATCGGCCTACCGCAGGGGCACCACCATGGCCGGTCGTAAGGTTTTGCGCAGCACCTTTTCCGCCACGCTGCCAAGGAACGCGTATTTGAGCCTGCCCTTGCCGTGGCTGCCCAGCACGATCAGGTCGGCGTCGATGCGGTCGGCCATTTCGAGGATCTGGTCGACCGGATGGCCGTGATGCACCTCGATGTCGGCAATCCGGTCGATGTCCTCG
This DNA window, taken from Desulfuromonadales bacterium, encodes the following:
- a CDS encoding universal stress protein; translated protein: EDIDRIADIEVHHGHPVDQILEMADRIDADLIVLGSHGKGRLKYAFLGSVAEKVLRKTLRPAMVVPLR